CAAGATCGTCGGTTTTGACGTTGATCTGGCGAATGCGCTGTGTAAAGAGATTGATGCGACCTGTACGTTCACTAACCAGGCGTTTGACAGCCTGATCCCAAGTCTCAAATTCCGTCGTTTCGATGCGGTCATGGCGGGGATGGATATCACGCCGGAGCGTGAAAAACAGGTGCTGTTCACCACCCCGTACTACGACAACTCCGCGCTGTTCATTGGTCAGCAAGGCAAATTTACCGGCGTTGATCAGCTGAAAGGCAAAAAGGTCGGTGTACAAAACGGTACCACGCACCAGAAATTCATCATGGATAAGCATCCGGAAATCACTACCGTTCCGTACGACAGCTACCAGAATGCCAAACTGGATCTGCAAAACGGCCGTATTGATGGCGTCTTTGGTGACACCGCCGTGGTGACTGAATGGCTGAAGGACAATCCGAAGCTGGCGCCGGTGGGCGATAAAGTCACCGATAAA
This Citrobacter enshiensis DNA region includes the following protein-coding sequences:
- the artI gene encoding arginine ABC transporter substrate-binding protein ArtI, producing the protein MKKVLIAALIASFSLSATAAQTIRFATEASYPPFESMDANNKIVGFDVDLANALCKEIDATCTFTNQAFDSLIPSLKFRRFDAVMAGMDITPEREKQVLFTTPYYDNSALFIGQQGKFTGVDQLKGKKVGVQNGTTHQKFIMDKHPEITTVPYDSYQNAKLDLQNGRIDGVFGDTAVVTEWLKDNPKLAPVGDKVTDKDYFGTGLGIAVRQGNSELQQKFNTALEKVKKDGTYETIYNKWFQK